Proteins from a genomic interval of Nocardia sp. BMG51109:
- a CDS encoding PDR/VanB family oxidoreductase produces the protein MTVRLVAVEYGARDINRYRFAPIDGSALPPFEPGAHIDVRIAAATVAQYSLIWSADDTPYYEIAVRAGDRDDSPSRHLHQTAVVGTEYRISAPRNNFVLTRDGPEYHLFAGGIGITPIVSMYRWLTAAATPVRLWYWARTSDRTLFGEELSDAPGATVFHTSARAAPRPADIVTEIPEAAHLYCCGPPGMVDEFDRLTALRDPRRVHRERFVPAVIDGTAAGFTVTLQRSGRILTIPPGRSVLEVCLEAGADAAYSCEEGVCGACEVKVLDGAVEHRDSVLTPAERAADDRMMICCSRGRTNLVIDL, from the coding sequence ATGACCGTCAGGCTCGTCGCCGTCGAATACGGGGCCAGGGATATCAACCGCTACCGGTTCGCACCGATCGACGGGTCGGCGCTACCGCCGTTCGAACCAGGCGCGCACATCGATGTGCGGATCGCCGCGGCAACGGTTGCGCAGTACTCGCTCATATGGTCGGCCGACGACACCCCGTATTACGAAATCGCGGTGCGCGCCGGAGACCGTGACGACAGTCCCTCCCGGCACCTGCACCAGACCGCTGTCGTCGGCACCGAATATCGTATTTCCGCCCCGCGCAACAACTTCGTACTCACCCGCGACGGCCCGGAGTACCATTTGTTCGCCGGCGGCATCGGTATCACGCCGATCGTATCCATGTACCGGTGGCTCACGGCGGCCGCGACCCCGGTGCGTCTGTGGTACTGGGCGCGGACGAGTGACCGGACTCTGTTCGGGGAGGAACTGAGCGACGCTCCGGGTGCAACGGTTTTCCATACGTCGGCCCGTGCCGCGCCGAGGCCGGCCGATATCGTCACCGAAATCCCGGAGGCCGCACATCTGTACTGCTGCGGGCCACCGGGGATGGTGGACGAGTTCGACAGGCTGACAGCCCTCCGCGATCCGCGTCGCGTCCACCGGGAACGGTTCGTCCCGGCCGTGATCGACGGCACCGCAGCCGGTTTCACCGTCACCTTGCAGAGATCGGGCCGGATACTGACGATTCCGCCCGGTAGATCCGTCCTCGAGGTGTGTCTCGAAGCGGGCGCCGATGCCGCGTACTCGTGCGAGGAGGGCGTCTGCGGTGCGTGCGAGGTCAAAGTGCTCGACGGCGCGGTAGAGCACCGTGACAGCGTCCTCACCCCGGCCGAGCGGGCCGCCGACGACCGCATGATGATCTGCTGCTCCCGCGGTCGCACCAACCTCGTCATCGATCTCTGA
- a CDS encoding amidase family protein yields the protein MSAPAASDIPHDPAVWRIVGAPLVAATGHGALDGRTVAVKDLFAVAGFATGAGVSDFGSSRDPADAHAPVVSALLDAGAHIGGIAHTDEFAFSINGINRTYGTAVNPAAPDRLPGGSTCGPAVAVARGEAAIGLGTDTAGSIRVPAAYQCLWGLRTTHGAVPTTGVVPLAPSFDAVGWVTRDVHTLIATTDVLVPRIPPPARAQDLVVDPRLLRSADPEIADAAFAAARALSARSFEPAIDPDAIYEAFRAVQAHEAWTAHGPWVTAHPDSLSDDVRQRFRYGATLDEAAVADARRVLASAARALRAALAGRALLLPTAAAVAPLRTSGAPELDAARARTVRLTCLASAAGLPAVNIPIRTADGLPAGLCLVGARNTDHHLVRTARTAAAALPRHLHPT from the coding sequence ATGAGCGCACCGGCCGCCTCCGACATCCCGCACGATCCCGCCGTGTGGCGAATCGTGGGCGCCCCGCTCGTGGCGGCGACCGGACACGGCGCGCTCGACGGCCGGACCGTGGCGGTCAAGGACCTGTTCGCGGTCGCCGGATTCGCCACCGGCGCAGGTGTTTCCGATTTCGGGTCGAGCCGCGATCCCGCCGATGCGCACGCGCCGGTCGTCTCGGCCCTGCTGGACGCGGGTGCGCACATCGGCGGGATCGCGCACACCGACGAGTTCGCGTTCAGCATCAACGGCATCAACAGGACCTACGGCACGGCCGTCAATCCCGCCGCGCCCGACCGGCTGCCCGGCGGTTCGACCTGCGGCCCCGCCGTCGCGGTCGCCCGCGGCGAGGCCGCGATCGGATTGGGTACCGACACAGCCGGATCCATCCGGGTCCCCGCCGCGTATCAGTGCCTGTGGGGCCTGCGCACCACGCACGGTGCGGTCCCGACCACCGGCGTCGTGCCGCTGGCACCGTCGTTCGATGCCGTCGGCTGGGTCACCCGGGACGTGCATACGCTCATCGCCACCACCGACGTCCTCGTCCCCCGCATCCCGCCGCCGGCGCGCGCCCAGGATCTCGTCGTCGATCCCCGGTTGCTCCGCTCCGCCGATCCCGAGATCGCCGACGCGGCTTTCGCTGCGGCCCGGGCTCTTTCCGCACGATCGTTCGAACCGGCGATCGACCCGGACGCGATATACGAGGCGTTCCGGGCCGTCCAGGCGCACGAAGCATGGACCGCGCACGGCCCGTGGGTCACCGCGCACCCGGACTCCCTCTCCGACGATGTGCGGCAACGGTTCCGGTACGGCGCCACCCTCGACGAGGCGGCCGTCGCGGACGCGCGCCGAGTGCTGGCCTCGGCCGCGAGAGCACTCCGGGCGGCGCTCGCCGGACGGGCATTGCTGCTCCCGACCGCGGCCGCCGTCGCACCGCTGCGGACCAGCGGCGCACCGGAACTCGACGCCGCACGCGCCCGCACCGTCCGGTTGACCTGCCTCGCCTCGGCGGCCGGCCTCCCCGCGGTGAACATCCCGATTCGCACGGCCGACGGCCTGCCCGCCGGTCTGTGCCTGGTGGGTGCCCGCAACACCGACCACCATCTGGTGCGCACCGCCCGCACCGCGGCCGCCGCGCTGCCCCGGCACCTGCACCCGACCTGA
- a CDS encoding cupin domain-containing protein: MTGRDELRRDLPIFEIYTGAGGARVEIHPWFFAGGRQYLGITRVLPPGTGRAPAHIHTGITQYSLLLAGAQARYRRGGRSGTLSAEDAVIVPPGTPHVDPYNASDRPIVVRTLYSPGPVWLLSFGRTLGQAIRDGNVNAQQELRLPHLLLMLATPGSVTFAATIPIPVQRRILLPLAARIARRRGYAPAAGLRDHIFRTP; this comes from the coding sequence ATGACCGGCCGCGATGAACTCCGCCGCGATCTGCCGATCTTCGAGATCTACACGGGCGCGGGCGGCGCGCGGGTCGAGATCCATCCGTGGTTCTTCGCCGGCGGCCGCCAGTACCTGGGGATCACCAGGGTGCTGCCGCCGGGGACCGGGCGGGCGCCGGCGCACATCCACACCGGCATCACCCAGTATTCGCTCCTGCTCGCCGGCGCGCAGGCCCGCTACCGGCGCGGCGGGCGCTCCGGCACACTGTCGGCCGAAGACGCCGTGATCGTCCCGCCGGGCACGCCCCATGTCGATCCGTACAACGCCTCCGATCGGCCCATCGTCGTCCGCACCCTCTACTCTCCGGGACCGGTGTGGCTGCTGTCCTTCGGCAGAACCCTCGGCCAGGCGATTCGCGACGGAAATGTCAACGCGCAGCAGGAACTTCGACTGCCGCACCTGTTGCTGATGCTGGCAACCCCGGGCTCGGTGACCTTCGCCGCCACGATCCCGATCCCGGTGCAGCGCCGAATTCTGCTGCCCCTCGCCGCGCGCATCGCAAGAAGGCGGGGTTACGCGCCGGCGGCGGGATTGCGCGACCACATCTTCCGAACACCCTGA
- a CDS encoding acetamidase/formamidase family protein, giving the protein MTLSALMPDGFAVVQPGLASGGQATYIPAGPDTVLWGRLPMRGERPVATVGPGDTVVLDTVSHEGILEDQGSDPVAYFGRHGVPRDSILSDAVEICTRLTRNPATDGPHIITGPVAVAGAVPGDLLAVRIDRLQMRAPYGVISTRHGRGVRTGRPDVDGAYGGFCRVVDEGGSWYGSIPLHRNGSEQARFPLSPFLGTIGVATDTAERANSTPPGPHGGNIDIKLLTPGATLFLPVQAPGALLYVGDPHFAQGNGEVALTAFEAPLRAWLTVDVVPAALAAELSAVRGPFATAGGFVIPTGLDADLNRGLELCVANAVELLHALFEMEPRQAYLYLSAATDFTISQAVDLVSGVHGQIRTADFARSRDSELARRILGPR; this is encoded by the coding sequence GTGACACTCTCGGCGCTGATGCCGGACGGCTTTGCCGTCGTACAGCCGGGTCTGGCTTCCGGCGGGCAGGCCACCTACATACCCGCCGGCCCCGATACCGTGCTCTGGGGCCGGCTTCCGATGCGCGGCGAGCGGCCGGTCGCCACCGTCGGCCCGGGCGACACCGTCGTCTTGGATACGGTGAGCCACGAGGGCATCCTCGAGGATCAGGGTTCGGACCCGGTCGCGTACTTCGGCCGGCACGGCGTGCCCCGCGACAGCATCCTGTCCGACGCCGTCGAGATCTGCACCCGCTTGACGAGGAACCCGGCAACCGATGGGCCGCATATCATTACGGGCCCCGTGGCCGTCGCGGGTGCGGTGCCCGGAGATCTCCTCGCCGTCCGCATCGACCGGTTGCAGATGCGCGCGCCCTACGGTGTCATCTCCACCCGCCACGGCCGCGGCGTGCGGACCGGGCGGCCGGACGTGGACGGCGCGTACGGAGGGTTCTGCCGCGTCGTGGACGAGGGCGGGAGCTGGTACGGCTCGATTCCGCTGCACCGCAACGGCTCCGAGCAGGCGAGGTTTCCGCTGTCGCCGTTCCTGGGCACGATCGGCGTGGCCACCGACACCGCGGAACGCGCCAACTCCACCCCGCCCGGACCGCACGGCGGCAACATCGATATCAAGCTCCTGACCCCGGGCGCCACCCTGTTCCTGCCGGTGCAGGCCCCGGGCGCCCTGTTGTACGTCGGAGATCCGCATTTCGCGCAGGGCAACGGCGAGGTGGCGCTCACCGCGTTCGAGGCGCCGCTGCGCGCCTGGCTGACCGTCGACGTCGTCCCCGCCGCGCTCGCCGCCGAATTGTCCGCGGTGCGCGGTCCGTTCGCCACGGCGGGCGGATTCGTGATCCCGACCGGCCTCGACGCCGACCTGAACCGCGGCCTCGAGCTGTGCGTGGCGAACGCCGTGGAACTGCTGCACGCGCTGTTCGAGATGGAGCCCCGCCAGGCCTACCTGTACCTCAGTGCGGCAACGGATTTCACCATCTCGCAGGCGGTCGACCTGGTGTCCGGCGTGCACGGGCAGATCCGGACCGCCGACTTCGCCCGGTCCCGCGACAGCGAACTCGCCCGGCGCATCCTGGGGCCACGATGA
- a CDS encoding FAD-dependent oxidoreductase, translated as MNAAEHYDIAVIGGGPVGLASAWRAARRGARVAVFEQFTFGNERCGTSGAERHWRLQYTEPDLCRLTGEALPLWRDLEEACGRRLVHAFGSLWFGDIDVATNEGKISATARTMDALSIPYRWLTAAEIERRYGFAQLPRHFEGFVQPDGGAVDVRATVEGLLRLADSAGCVLRAGEPVLGLEPDRDGVRLRTPRGRVRAAKVVLANGPYANRLLEPLGAGLDLNVFEMALVTLRGREHNARYPFWYVFQEPTEEDTNLFYGFPPDIWQNTDRVRVGPVFEVDPLEQPEQARGVPDPRHVGRVCDWIERHLPAVDPRPLARETCLAVLPADPARQFFLGTAAERFDGGDNVVICTGGWGFKFVPLLGVVCAQLCLDGTTTYDVARLALPGPDDIPPADPSATEPPLSHARPRTP; from the coding sequence ATGAACGCAGCGGAGCACTACGACATCGCCGTAATCGGCGGCGGCCCGGTGGGACTGGCCTCGGCATGGCGAGCGGCCCGCCGCGGCGCGCGGGTTGCGGTCTTCGAGCAGTTCACCTTCGGCAACGAGCGGTGCGGAACCAGTGGCGCGGAGCGGCACTGGCGGTTGCAGTACACCGAGCCCGACCTGTGCAGGCTGACCGGGGAGGCGCTGCCACTGTGGCGGGACCTGGAGGAGGCGTGCGGACGCCGGTTGGTGCACGCGTTCGGCAGCCTGTGGTTCGGCGATATCGACGTGGCCACCAACGAGGGCAAGATCTCGGCGACCGCCCGCACCATGGACGCGCTGTCGATTCCCTACCGGTGGCTCACTGCGGCCGAGATCGAACGGCGCTACGGATTCGCGCAGCTGCCTCGCCATTTCGAGGGCTTCGTCCAGCCCGACGGCGGCGCGGTCGACGTGCGCGCCACCGTCGAAGGGTTGCTGCGGCTCGCGGATTCGGCGGGTTGCGTACTGCGCGCGGGCGAACCGGTGCTCGGGCTCGAACCCGATCGCGACGGTGTTCGGCTGCGCACCCCGCGCGGGCGAGTGCGCGCCGCGAAGGTGGTGCTGGCCAACGGCCCCTACGCCAACCGGCTGCTGGAGCCGCTCGGCGCCGGACTCGACCTGAACGTGTTCGAGATGGCGCTGGTGACCTTGCGCGGGCGCGAGCACAACGCCCGCTACCCGTTCTGGTACGTCTTCCAGGAACCGACCGAGGAGGACACCAACCTCTTCTACGGCTTCCCGCCCGATATCTGGCAGAACACCGATCGGGTCCGGGTGGGCCCGGTCTTCGAAGTCGACCCGCTCGAGCAGCCCGAACAGGCGCGCGGCGTACCCGACCCGCGGCACGTCGGCAGGGTCTGCGACTGGATCGAACGCCATCTGCCCGCGGTGGATCCGCGACCACTGGCGCGGGAGACCTGCCTGGCCGTGCTGCCCGCCGACCCCGCCCGGCAGTTCTTCCTCGGCACCGCGGCGGAGCGCTTCGACGGTGGCGACAACGTGGTGATCTGCACGGGGGGCTGGGGTTTCAAGTTCGTGCCGCTGCTCGGCGTGGTGTGCGCCCAGTTGTGCCTGGACGGGACGACGACCTACGACGTCGCGCGGCTCGCGCTCCCCGGACCGGACGACATCCCGCCGGCAGACCCTTCGGCGACCGAGCCTCCGCTGTCCCACGCCCGACCCAGGACGCCGTGA
- a CDS encoding aromatic ring-hydroxylating dioxygenase subunit alpha, with protein sequence MTAPPKPITSLESPGCTDDVLLDDWHVVASSAEISYGDLYATTLLERDLVVWRDREGDLHAWEDLCVHRGARLSEGFVKDNRVVCPYHGWNYDGSARCVFMPASPRETPMKKARAITHHVRERYGLVWVCLGEPRGEIADFPEWEDAAYKKVVCGPYRFRSAYRALENFVDATHFPFVHAGVNGIADEPDPIAPYEVTVDDAEGLSTTEVRVTQPYGDPREIPVIAYYAYRIMRPFVAYFKKRVVIDDPEQAHRGNDADRFVTYFTAQPVDQTTSIVRICCAMNFDPLPTDDEVRKRQDLVYAQDSAIVDTQRPERIPVELRYELHHRSDLLGQKYRSWLRAKGVTYGAFGNH encoded by the coding sequence ATGACAGCGCCCCCGAAGCCGATTACCAGCCTGGAATCACCCGGCTGCACCGACGATGTGCTGCTCGACGACTGGCATGTGGTCGCGTCGTCGGCGGAGATATCCTACGGCGACCTCTACGCGACGACACTGCTGGAACGGGATCTGGTCGTCTGGCGCGACCGGGAGGGGGACCTGCACGCCTGGGAGGACCTGTGTGTCCACCGGGGCGCCCGGCTGTCCGAGGGTTTCGTGAAGGACAACCGCGTCGTCTGCCCGTACCACGGCTGGAACTACGACGGCTCCGCGCGGTGCGTGTTCATGCCCGCGTCGCCGCGCGAGACGCCGATGAAGAAGGCCCGGGCGATCACGCACCACGTCCGGGAGAGGTACGGGCTGGTGTGGGTCTGCCTCGGCGAGCCCCGCGGCGAGATTGCCGATTTCCCGGAGTGGGAGGACGCGGCGTACAAGAAGGTCGTCTGCGGGCCGTACCGGTTCCGGTCGGCGTACCGCGCACTCGAGAACTTCGTCGACGCAACGCATTTCCCGTTCGTGCACGCCGGCGTGAACGGCATCGCCGACGAGCCCGACCCGATCGCGCCGTACGAGGTGACCGTCGACGACGCCGAGGGCCTGAGCACGACGGAGGTCCGGGTGACCCAGCCCTACGGCGATCCCCGCGAGATACCGGTCATCGCCTACTACGCGTACCGGATCATGCGGCCGTTCGTCGCGTACTTCAAGAAGCGGGTGGTGATCGACGATCCGGAGCAGGCGCACCGGGGCAACGACGCCGACCGGTTCGTCACGTACTTCACCGCCCAGCCGGTGGACCAGACGACCAGCATCGTCCGGATCTGTTGTGCGATGAACTTCGACCCGCTGCCGACCGACGACGAGGTCCGCAAGCGTCAGGACCTTGTCTATGCCCAGGACAGCGCCATCGTGGATACCCAACGGCCGGAACGTATTCCGGTGGAACTCCGCTATGAGCTGCATCACCGCAGCGATCTGCTCGGGCAGAAGTACCGGAGTTGGTTACGAGCCAAAGGGGTAACCTACGGTGCTTTCGGGAACCACTGA
- a CDS encoding DegT/DnrJ/EryC1/StrS family aminotransferase — protein sequence MDYPYTIPYPQIGSLLGEHEISVLTQLVNSGESLSGGRWRAEFERRFREHLGVPYALSLTSGTVALEIAIHLLDLNAGDEVIATPQTYKASVQPLLNYPVRVRFCDVEADSLNIDPARMESLITGRTRAIVLVHYGGLPCEMDTIMAIARRHGITVIEDCAHALGAEYRGRKPGALADIGCFSFHSSKNITTLGEGGMITLFDRSLAERVDRIRSNDADAVYHEKVRSIGPSTSAHPWMMHPGYAYTHGCTRLRYAGTNATLAEPNAAVGVVQMAKLDRMVRRRHQIAGAYTDVLSRYPGVRIQQQSGPIRHAHHLYTFFVDPASGMQRDRLVSRLDALGVQMQLRYFPMHLLAEWAARGHGVEECPVAERMWFRQQVNLPCHPGATDAQVEQVVSRLDTVLRQEVRSRPIAAATSGDTEGAAQ from the coding sequence GTGGACTATCCCTACACGATCCCTTATCCGCAAATCGGGTCCCTTCTCGGTGAGCACGAGATAAGCGTGCTGACCCAATTGGTGAATTCCGGGGAAAGCTTGTCGGGTGGACGGTGGCGCGCAGAGTTCGAGCGACGTTTCCGTGAACATCTCGGCGTACCGTACGCCCTCTCGCTGACGAGCGGGACGGTCGCGCTGGAGATCGCGATACATCTGCTCGACCTGAACGCCGGCGACGAGGTGATCGCAACGCCGCAGACTTACAAGGCCAGTGTGCAGCCGCTGCTGAACTATCCTGTGCGGGTGCGTTTCTGCGATGTCGAGGCGGACTCGCTGAATATCGACCCGGCCCGAATGGAATCGCTGATCACCGGCCGAACCAGGGCCATCGTGCTCGTGCACTACGGCGGGCTGCCGTGTGAGATGGACACCATCATGGCCATCGCGCGCCGGCACGGCATCACCGTGATCGAGGACTGCGCGCATGCCCTCGGCGCGGAATACCGTGGCCGCAAACCCGGTGCGCTGGCCGATATCGGTTGCTTCAGCTTCCATTCCAGCAAGAACATCACCACCCTGGGGGAAGGGGGCATGATAACCCTCTTCGACCGGAGCCTCGCGGAGCGAGTGGACCGCATCCGCTCCAACGACGCCGACGCGGTCTACCACGAGAAGGTGCGGTCCATCGGACCGAGCACGAGCGCGCACCCGTGGATGATGCATCCCGGTTACGCCTACACTCACGGCTGTACGCGGCTGCGTTACGCCGGGACGAACGCCACACTGGCGGAACCGAACGCGGCGGTCGGCGTCGTGCAGATGGCCAAACTGGACCGGATGGTGCGCAGACGCCACCAGATCGCCGGAGCCTACACCGACGTGCTCTCGCGATACCCCGGGGTTCGGATCCAGCAGCAGTCGGGGCCGATTCGGCACGCCCACCACCTCTACACCTTCTTCGTCGATCCGGCGAGCGGAATGCAGCGCGACCGATTGGTCTCCCGCCTCGACGCACTCGGCGTGCAGATGCAGCTGCGGTACTTTCCGATGCACCTGCTCGCAGAATGGGCGGCCAGGGGACACGGCGTCGAGGAATGCCCGGTCGCCGAGCGCATGTGGTTCCGGCAGCAGGTGAACCTGCCCTGCCATCCCGGTGCCACCGACGCTCAGGTCGAGCAAGTGGTGTCCCGACTGGATACCGTGCTGCGCCAGGAGGTCCGGAGTCGACCGATCGCGGCCGCCACGTCGGGCGACACGGAAGGTGCGGCGCAATGA
- a CDS encoding FadR/GntR family transcriptional regulator gives MTSTPIPPLPRRNRSVSAEVAAHLERMIVTEAFRPGDRLPPERDLAADLGVSRTSLREAMFELEQKKLIERHQGRGSIVAPRSRSAAELLDNLSVIDAELGNAVELRDIVEPRIAQLAARRAVESNIVALTEVLESSTEDLESAESIALDVEFHNLLARAAQNPLLVTLCSMTASWTERTRELSHSSALGRRISIEGHRSILAAVVARDADAAGAAMERHLREVKEIGLRRL, from the coding sequence ATGACGTCTACGCCGATTCCACCGCTGCCGCGCCGAAACCGCAGCGTCAGCGCGGAAGTCGCGGCCCATCTGGAGCGCATGATCGTCACCGAGGCGTTCCGCCCGGGGGACCGGCTGCCGCCGGAGCGGGATCTCGCCGCCGACCTGGGAGTGTCGCGAACCTCGTTGCGCGAGGCCATGTTCGAGCTCGAGCAGAAGAAGCTGATCGAGCGGCATCAGGGGCGCGGCAGCATCGTCGCACCGCGCTCGCGCAGCGCGGCCGAGCTGCTCGACAACCTGTCGGTGATCGACGCCGAACTCGGCAACGCCGTCGAACTCCGCGATATCGTGGAACCGCGGATCGCCCAGTTGGCGGCCCGCCGCGCGGTGGAATCCAATATTGTCGCGCTGACCGAGGTCCTCGAATCCTCCACCGAGGACCTGGAATCGGCCGAATCCATCGCCCTGGACGTCGAGTTCCACAACCTGCTTGCCCGGGCCGCCCAGAACCCGCTGCTGGTCACGCTGTGCTCGATGACGGCGAGCTGGACCGAACGCACCCGCGAACTGTCGCATTCGAGCGCCCTGGGCCGCCGGATATCGATCGAGGGGCATCGGTCGATCCTCGCGGCGGTGGTGGCGCGCGATGCCGACGCCGCCGGCGCGGCCATGGAGCGTCACCTGCGGGAAGTGAAGGAAATCGGGCTGCGGCGCCTCTGA
- a CDS encoding amidohydrolase/deacetylase family metallohydrolase — protein sequence MPSPIEPYDLMLRGGRVISPANGIDGLFDVGIRDGRITAIEPALTPGAAREVTDVGGRLVLPGLIDTHAHVFQYVSGRFGLNPDMVGVRSGVTTVVDQGGPSCMTLPGFRHFIAEPARTRVLAFLSAYLVGGLEGHLYDQLYSPSGVDVNATVAAAVANPDLVRGIKAHAEIGGFARWGIGVIELAAEIAHRARLPLYVHFGQLWKLPDTGANGEDADTILERVIPLLDEGDILAHPFTRHPGGFVNRNGEVHTVIRAALDRGLKIDVGHGSHFSYRLAAKAIEAGIVPHTLGADMHGYNTEVPSPAGTPAEHPDDENHPFKGQARFSLTQAMSSMLALGLSLEQVVAMVTANPAVMLGLEHELGAIEVGRAADITVLNDERGAFALRDNEDTRVTADRLLTPQFCLRDGIRFDCDSPILPTAIPA from the coding sequence ATGCCTTCCCCGATCGAACCGTACGACCTCATGCTCCGCGGCGGGCGCGTAATCAGCCCCGCGAACGGCATCGACGGCCTCTTCGACGTCGGCATCCGGGACGGCCGGATCACCGCGATCGAGCCGGCTCTCACGCCCGGTGCTGCGCGCGAGGTTACGGATGTCGGTGGGCGGCTGGTACTTCCGGGGCTGATCGATACGCACGCGCATGTCTTCCAGTACGTCTCCGGACGATTCGGCCTGAACCCGGACATGGTCGGCGTGCGGTCCGGCGTGACCACCGTGGTCGACCAGGGCGGACCGTCGTGCATGACGCTTCCCGGTTTCCGGCACTTCATCGCCGAACCCGCCCGCACCCGGGTGCTGGCGTTCCTGTCCGCCTATCTCGTCGGCGGCCTCGAGGGGCATCTCTACGACCAGCTGTACAGCCCGTCGGGGGTCGATGTGAACGCGACGGTCGCCGCCGCCGTCGCCAATCCGGATCTCGTGCGGGGCATCAAGGCGCACGCCGAGATCGGCGGCTTCGCCCGGTGGGGCATCGGGGTCATCGAGCTGGCCGCGGAGATCGCGCACCGGGCGCGGCTGCCGCTGTACGTGCACTTCGGGCAGCTCTGGAAGCTGCCCGACACCGGCGCGAACGGGGAGGACGCCGACACCATCCTGGAGCGGGTCATCCCGCTGCTCGACGAGGGCGACATCCTCGCCCACCCGTTCACGCGGCATCCGGGTGGATTCGTGAACCGGAACGGCGAGGTGCACACGGTGATCCGGGCCGCGCTCGATCGCGGCCTGAAGATCGATGTCGGGCACGGCAGCCATTTCTCGTACCGGCTGGCCGCCAAGGCCATCGAGGCCGGCATCGTTCCGCACACCCTCGGCGCCGACATGCACGGCTACAACACGGAGGTCCCCTCCCCTGCCGGAACTCCCGCCGAACATCCGGACGACGAGAACCACCCGTTCAAGGGCCAGGCGCGGTTCAGCCTCACCCAGGCGATGAGTTCGATGCTGGCGCTGGGGCTTTCGCTGGAGCAGGTGGTTGCGATGGTGACCGCCAACCCCGCCGTGATGCTGGGGCTCGAGCACGAGCTGGGGGCGATCGAAGTCGGCCGGGCCGCGGACATCACGGTGCTGAACGACGAACGCGGCGCATTCGCACTGCGCGACAACGAGGATACGAGAGTGACCGCCGACCGGCTCCTCACACCGCAGTTCTGCCTGCGCGACGGCATCCGGTTCGACTGCGACTCCCCGATCCTGCCCACCGCGATACCCGCATGA
- a CDS encoding aromatic ring-hydroxylating dioxygenase subunit alpha — translation MTIAANHRPITANDGCQDQVLLDQWYAVGFVSDFPPGAIHRVTLLERDLIVWRSSDGSAHAWEDLCVHRGARLSKGWLDNDTVICPYHGWRYDRDGACVLMPAAPDEKPMRKARAFPYPVEERYGFVWVCLGDPAAGVPEFPQWDDESFMKVHSGPYHFDGGGFRAVENFVDASHFPFVHAGFNGVRDAPDELEPYTVQELPDGSLKSSEVRVFQPIGDARGKPVLAFYTYTVFAPLVSYFSKRTVDADAEGNAIAETSNTFTTLFAVQPLDATHCVAYVCAALNALPRPEPDAVRARADVIFNQDREIVATQRPERIPVELRHELHHRTDLMGQRYRSWLRGKGITYGVI, via the coding sequence ATGACAATCGCTGCGAATCACCGGCCCATCACCGCGAATGACGGTTGCCAGGATCAGGTTCTGCTCGATCAGTGGTACGCCGTCGGGTTCGTGTCCGATTTCCCGCCCGGCGCGATTCATCGGGTGACCCTGCTCGAACGCGACCTGATCGTATGGCGCAGCAGCGACGGTTCGGCGCACGCATGGGAGGATCTGTGTGTCCACCGTGGTGCGCGGCTGTCCAAGGGCTGGCTCGACAACGACACGGTGATCTGTCCCTACCACGGCTGGCGCTACGACCGTGACGGCGCCTGCGTGCTGATGCCGGCCGCGCCCGACGAGAAGCCGATGCGCAAGGCCCGCGCCTTTCCGTATCCGGTCGAGGAGCGGTACGGGTTCGTCTGGGTGTGTCTGGGTGATCCGGCGGCGGGTGTTCCCGAGTTCCCGCAATGGGACGACGAATCCTTCATGAAAGTGCACAGCGGCCCTTACCATTTCGACGGCGGCGGTTTCCGTGCGGTCGAGAACTTCGTCGACGCCTCCCACTTCCCGTTCGTGCACGCCGGCTTCAACGGTGTACGGGACGCCCCGGACGAGCTCGAGCCCTACACTGTGCAGGAACTGCCCGACGGTAGCTTGAAATCCTCGGAGGTACGGGTCTTCCAGCCCATCGGCGACGCCCGCGGCAAGCCGGTACTGGCTTTCTACACCTACACGGTGTTCGCTCCGCTGGTCAGCTACTTCTCCAAGCGCACCGTGGATGCCGACGCGGAGGGCAACGCCATCGCCGAAACGTCGAACACCTTCACCACGCTGTTCGCCGTGCAGCCCTTGGACGCCACGCATTGTGTTGCCTACGTGTGCGCTGCGCTCAACGCCCTGCCCCGGCCCGAACCCGACGCGGTGCGTGCCCGCGCCGATGTCATCTTCAACCAGGACCGCGAGATCGTGGCAACCCAACGGCCGGAGCGTATTCCGGTGGAACTCCGGCACGAACTGCACCACCGCACCGATCTGATGGGGCAACGGTATCGGAGCTGGTTGCGCGGCAAGGGCATCACCTACGGGGTGATCTGA